The genomic interval ggaatCCCTTCCCGTGCTGGGGAACTGCTCTATCCAGAGCTGTGTCTGCACCCAGGAGGCCTGAACCTGCCCTGCTTCCCTTGTCCGTGCCTGGTCCCTGCTGCAGTCCCCTTTCAGctggctctgctccctcctggccttttttgttacatttcttgTTGCAGGTTTTACTTTAGTTTTTCTGGTTTGTGGGGGCTCAGAGGACTCAAATGCTTCCATGGGGGGTCTGGCTCCTGCTTGTCTGCTCTCCACCCTGGTCACAGCAGCACACCCTCACTTGCTGCATTGAGCCGGGCAGAGTGACCCACTGGAAGATGCTCCTAAGAGGGATCCTGTGTTAACCCCACGTTTGGTCTGTCCTGGTGTGTCACACACAGCTCCAGAGCTGATGGCCCCATCCATGGGACTGCTGTGAAGTCCCCCAGGCCTGCAGCTCCCCTccgctgctgcctttctgcctgaGCACCCAGAACTGCTCTGCAAAATCAAAGAGTGGAAAGATGAGGGACCAGCCTGGGGATGTTATTTCTCCTGCAGCAGTCAGACTGCACAAACACATTGTCCATCTGATCCTTCTCCTTGTTCCAACACTGTTTATTCATGGTGATTCATTTAATCCTTCAAGTGCAGGGTGTGCAGGGCTTCAGGGCTGCAGGAAAAGCCTGACTCTGGGGGTTTTGGTGCTTGTTGCTTTCACAGCCTCAGCAGTGTCCTTCACCCTAGGCTTGGCTTCTGGTTTGCCCATTGCAAAGTGAGCTCTGCCTATTGGAGCCCATGCTGGGTCTATacatgaggggttttttctttatgcCTTATAATCTGGAGCTTCCatactttttcccctctctgctgtaTGTCAAAGGCTCAGTCAGAGGGGTCAGGGTGTgatgggctctgcagcagcctggtgAGCAGAAGGGCTGCTTTTGATGATGCAGCCCACGGGTGGAGGGTGCTGCTGACCTTCCCACTGTCAGCTGTGGGCTGGGATGTCACAGGGAGAGGGGCAGTGGAGAGAGCAGCTTGTCAGTGGAGGTGGAATGTCTCCTCTCGCTGAGTGCCCAGAGGTGTGTGGATgggccaggagcagctgcaccCTGGGCACAGCGAAAGGCAGATGGGCCATGTGCCTGGTGctttggggctgggggaggtgtTGGGGCAGCCCAGAAGGGGCTGGCAGGTCCTGGGCACAGCGAGAGCCCATGGTCACGGGGCCACCAGCAGCTTTGGGCTGCTGCCACGGGGTTGGAGTAGCACAGGGCGAGAGGAGAAGCCTCCACATCCCTCACCTCATGCTCAGGCATCATGGCAGAGCCCAGGCTCTCTGCTGTGACCCCCAGCCTCCCAGATGAGCCAAATCCAGCCAGCCCAGCGTGGCAAGGCTCTGGTGGCACCATTGCCAGTGGGAGGAGGTCTCCTGGCAGccagctggcagctgctggggctgtgatgGGCTATTTTGGGTAGGATTGTGCAGGGAATTGttgaaatgctttgttttggtgCTGATgctgatgattatttttttcccctctgagacATTTTTGGAATGATTTGTTTTGCTGAATTCCCAGCTTGCAGCCCAAGCTGGAGGAAAGCCACAAGTCAAAGCTGGGCATTGCTCaagcagatgttttctgctgtgctgtgggaaaGGAGCCCAACCAGCATCCTGTCCCCTCCAGAGCCACCCCAGTAAAGGAGactggggcagcagctccagctgaggagcccaagtACCTGCCATGAgatgtgctggggctgggagaagTTAAAATACtgtctggggctgctgaggacaGTCTGTggatgggcagcagagcctggcttGGGGGAAATGCCCTCAGGGtgcctgcctgccccagcccacAGAGGGGAATCCTTGCTGGTTTCACTGGGACAAGCAAAAGTGAGAAGCTGCTGGTGTGTCTGGAGCAAGGCCGGAGGTTTACACCTCTGAAGGGGCTGGGATGGGTGTGGATGTGGTCTGCTGGGGTTTGTAGTGATGATTGAGGTTGTGGAGGTTTTCCTGTCAGGTGCTTGTGGAGGTGGCCCTGTTCTTGTGTCCATGTGGTGCTGTTGCTGGGCACCTGCACTTTTCCTGCAGCTCATCTCCCTCACAGGCAGGAGAAATGAGCTGACTCCAGCTTTGATGGGCGAGGAGATgcaggtgggggaaggaagctctgctgcctgcagagaagGGGAAGccacctcctgctgctctgttgTTCTTCTCTATTTATTGTCCTTTCCTGCCTGTGGGGAGAAGGGCAGAGCAGTTTGAAGGCTCCTGGGGAGGTGCTTGGGGCCACAGTGTCCAGGGCAGGAGGGTCAGCCCCAGTGTTTGGGGATagtgctggagctgtggggaAGCTCTGGCTGTGTCTGGAGCTCGCTGCATCCAGGCTGGGCATCTCTGCAGGGCAGCTCTCACCCACTGCTGCTCAATCTCAGCCTTGTCTTGCTGTTTTTCTGCAGCCCATGTTTAACAAGCACTGCCTCTCTGGTTTtcctggtgcttcctttcatcACTGCCCTCCTCTTGTCGCTTCTCCCTCTCGCTGCCTTCCATCCCCAATGCCCCTCAACCTCCAGCCAGACCCTCCCCCTCCAGGTGGCTCCAAAGGCATTTTAACTCACTGGCTGCCCTGCCCAATTTCAGTTTAAAGCATCTCACATGCAGATGGGTGGCTCCAGTTCCAGCAGCTTGCTCAAAGGGAGCCACAAGCAGGGGCAGAcctggctgcaggggctgtgggggctgcacCCATCCTGGTGACAGCGGGAGAGGGGCTGGCCTGGGGGGCTCCTGCCTTCACACTGAGTGTGTTTTGGTTCTCTTGCAGGGAAGGTGACTGGTGGCTGGCTCATTCCCTCACTACAGGACAGACGGGCTACATCCCCAGTAACTATGTCGCGCCCTCAGACTCCATCCAGGCTGAAGAGTAATTGCCATCTTTTAGCCAGTTTCAAGATGAGCAGTAGCAAAGGCTCCCTGagctctcctcctgccccagcccctcttCTGGGCAAGGCCCTGGGCTTTTCCCCTGTGTTGTTATCATTCCCTGTGGCATTTCAGCCCCTGCAAAAGTTTCCCAGCCATCCCCTGGGGCTCTGGTGTGCTTGAGCGGTGGCATAGTGGCAGCTGTGGGGGACCTGATGCTTCTGGTCTGGTTTTTACTCTTCAATGGATCAGGCTGGGCACAGAGGCAAAGCTCCCTGTCACAcagagagggcaggaaggggcaAAGCTGGCCCTAAGTCCAAGAGCAGGAGGTGCCAGCCGTGTCCCCACAGCccatccccagccagcagcacagcatccACCCCAGCAAGAGCCTGGGGGGCTTCAGAGGTCCCTGGAGCCCCTCATTTGGGGACGCTTCTGTGGTCTCTGGTGCAGAGTTGCTCCTCGGGCAATGCCCAGCCCAGGCCATACAAGGGCACAGAGCACCCTGGGATACCCAAGTCCAGAGGGGTAGCCTGTGGTGTCCAGAGCCTGcagtgagggcagggctggggctgagcctgctGCCGGGGAGGGCAGTGGTGTGGGTGAGCAGTGATGGTGTGTGGACAGTGATGGTGGATGGGCAGTGGTGTGGGTGGGCAGTGGTGGGTGGGCAGTGGTGGTTGGGCAATGGTAGTTGGGCAGTGGTGAGTGGGCAGTGATGTGAGGGCAGTggtgggtgggcagcagggcgcTGAGCTGCCGCCTCCTGTGGCAGGTGGTACTTTGGGAAGATCACTCGCAGGGAGTCCGAGCGGCTGCTGCTCAACCCCGAGAACCCCCGAGGGACCTTCCTGGTCCGGGAGAGCGAGACCACGAAAGgtgagtggggctgggggggtgtAGGACCCTgcttccccccactccccctgcctgcccccagCCTGCCACACTGTGCCATGGCTGTGCCAAACACACCGGTACAGCACTACCCCtgccaagggctgcagctccctgtgctgctgccatgtGGGTGCCCCTCCAAGGGCAGAGCCAGCTGCCCCTCCAGGCACAACACTCTCATTTTCCCATTCATTTTTTAGTTATACCCTCAAGTAGgtgattgttttcttttcctgctcccTATAAAGGGGCAAAATCTTGACCGTGTGCTTCCAGGACAGCCAGGCAGAGGCAGTGATGAATTTGATGTCCTCCTTTCACATCCAACAACTCTTTGCACTTGTTTTGTGCCTCccaagagcagcagctggatCTTTGTAGTTTGGCTGCTGGTGGATGCTGTTTCTTACCTGGCAATGTGGTTTAGTTTGGCTCTAGATGCACCTTTGGGAAAAGCTCCTTGATGTTCCGTTCTGTTTTGATGCCTTGAACTTGCCATTATTCATTTTATCCTGGTGGAAAAGGCTCATTGAAGCAGGGCCACAAACCTTCCTTCCTGTTGCCTGTGGCCCCAGCAGCGTGGTGCTGCTCCTGCATGAGCAGAGCCGAGGCAGCCCCCTGGAGAGATGCCATGGTGGGATGTGTGGAGGAGGGAATTGGGCCCACCAGCCCCTTGGCTGCCCTCTGAGATGCTGAGATGTTGGGGTtgtggggcagcagctccccccaGCCTGGCTCCCACTCCATCCTCTCCCCTGCTTTGGTGCCTCTCTTTGCTGTCAGAGCTATATTGGCCCCTGTGCCCTGAGGGCCGCTCACCCTCCCTCGCTGGGCCTCTCCAAGCTCAGGAGGGGTCTCTTCCTCGGTGCCAGCCCAGGGGGCACGGTGTGTCCCTGCTGTGGCAAGCCTTGAcagagctgcaggggcagctggAAGTTGCGAGTCCATGGCGTGGCTGCAGCCAGGGGTACGTGCCATCCCCCCCTGGCACAAGGTGCCAGCTGGTGCGGCCAGAAGCCGCTCCCCATCCTCTGCTTCTGGGTGAAAGCAGCAGCCTGCGTGCCCAaccctgctcctcccccgtGCCCAGCCCCCAGCAAAGACCCCACGGGGAGCAGCCGTGGCACGTCTCGCCCTCACCCCTCGGTGCTGCCCGCAGGTGCCTACTGCCTGTCCGTGTCTGACTTCGACAACGCCAAAGGGCTGAACGTGAAGCACTACAAGATCCGCAAACTGGACAGCGGCGGCTTCTACATCACCTCCCGCACCCAGTTCaacagcctgcagcagctggtggcCTATTACTCCAGTGGGTAGCCTCTTGGGGACCCTGGGGCTCTGGGTGCCACCCTGGGTGCTGGGCCTGAAGccactgtggggctgggggacaccAGGCCGGTTGTGGGGAAGCCTGGCGAAAGCTGCCTGGGTctggggggagagggggagggttTGGGTCTGGGGCCCTGAGGGGTTTTGCAGGGAAGATGTGGGGCGAAGACGTGGTGTGCCTAAATGCCCAAGTGTCAccctgctgctgtcccctcCTGTGCTTAGAACACGCCGACGGCCTGTGCCACCGTCTCACCACCGTGTGCCCCACGTCCAAGCCCCAGACCCAAGGCCTTGCCAAGGATGCCTGGGAAATCCCCCGGGAATCGCTGAGGCTGGAGGTCAagctgggccagggctgcttCGGCGAGGTGTGGATGGGTAAGGAGCGTCCCCTCCCCACCATGCCCCCGTGTCACGAcacacctcccctccccagAGCCCGTGTCAGGGTGGGGGAGCAGGCGAGGgacacagcccctgccccagagcTGTGTCCTGAGCAGCGTGTCCCGTGCCACAGGGACCTGGAACGGGACCACCCGAGTGGCCATCAAGACGCTGAAGCCTGGCACCATGTCCCCAGAGGCCTTCCTGCAGGAAGCCCAGGTCATGAAGAAGCTGCGGCATGAGAAGCTGGTTCAGCTCTACGCCGTGGTCTCGGAGGAGCCCATTTACATCGTCACTGAGTACATGAGCAAGGGTGAGCGTGGGGCAGTTGGCTGGGGGTGGGACTGAGGGGCTCTGCTCCtcagagccagcaatgtgccctcctgggcaagaagccagtggcatcctggggtaccTCAAGAACAGTGTGAGCAGCAgatggagggaggttctgcttcccctctcctctgccctggtgaggcctcatctggagccctgtgtccagttctgggctccccagctcaagagggacagggaactgctggagagaggccagagcagggccaccaagatgctgaggggactggaacatcttccttatgaggaaaggctgcaggaactagggctgttcatcctggagaagactgaggggggatctcattaatatttacaaatatctcaatggtgggtgtcaggaggttggggcagcactttttttctgttgtatctagtgacaggacagggggtaatgggataaagctggaacacaaaaagtaccacttaaacaaaaagaaaaactctttcagtgtgaggtgagggagccctggcacaggctgcccagggagggtgtggaggctccttccttggaggtcttcaggacccacctggacacgttcccatgcaacctaatctaggttgtcctgcttctgcagggggttggactggatgatctctaaaggtcccttccaacccctgccattctgtgatcaCTCTGACCATGCTATTCCTCTCAGGGAGCCTCCTGGACTTCCTGAAGGGTGAGATGGGCAAGTACCTGCGGCTGCCCCAGCTCGTGGACATGGCGGCTCAGGTGGGTTTGTGGCCCTCTCACATCCCGTTCCAAGGCTGCTGGCGGCCCCAGCACCTCACTGGGCTGTCGGGTGGTGGGATGCTCCATGGCCACGCTTGGGTGGGCgcccccatccctgcagggtgctcagcccagggctgggttGCAGTCAGGGACCATCATTTGGCTGTCTCTGCCTGGCAAACCTTCATCTCCATGGGTTCTCTGGGCCCTGCCCCTCGGTGTGGTCCCgctgcagagctgttccccTCCGTGGGGAGCCTCGTGTCGCCCCGCCAGCTGCGGTGCCCCATGTGCCCATCCCCACAGATCGCATCGGGCATGGCCTACGTGGAGAGGATGAACTACGTGCACCGGGACCTCCGGGCAGCCAACATCCTCGTGGGGGAGAACCTGGTGTGCAAAGTGGCCGACTTCGGGCTGGCCCGTCTCATCGAGGACAACGAGTACACGGCTCGGCAAGGTGTGTGCCCGGCGCTGCCTGTGCCCGCGGGGCCCGTCCCCGGGGCTGTGCCCGGCATCTCCAGCCTGCTGTGTGGCCCTGCCTGCACAGGGGGTCCCGAAGGCACTGACAGCCCTGGGCACTCTCaggtgctgcagggcaggagcagcaccttactctgcctctgcctccagGTGCAAAGTTCCCCATCAAGTGGACGGCCCCCGAAGCTGCTCTGTACGGCAGGTTCACCATCAAGTCGGACGTCTGGTCCTTTGGCATCCTCCTGACCGAGCTGACCACCAAGGGCAGAGTGCCGTACCCAGGTGAGGGCTGACTGAAGCCTCTGTTGTCTGTGCCCCTTGCTTGCCCCTGGCACCCTGTGGCACTCAGAGACATCCTTCTGGAGGAACAAACTGATGCAAAGTTTCTCCTGGGTCTTGGGCAGGGAGGGTGGGCTCAGAGGTGACCTGCTGTTGCCCAGCTCCTGTCCTGCCAAGCTGGGGCAGGATGagcccagcctggccagggagCAGGCTCACAGCCACCCTgtccccctctgctccctgagcGAGGTGACAGGCTGGCAGGGACGGGGGCTGTTGGGCTGGGGGTCCCTCGCTCCACGGGACACTGGCATTGCCTACAAGGCTCTTCCCAGCACGATGCCCTGTGTCCCCTCTGAGAAAGGCACCGTGCAGGGTCTGGCCCAGCTCTAATCAAGGCTGTGTCCCCTCTGGCTGCACACAGGGATGGTGAACCGGGAGGTGCTGGACCAGGTGGAGCGGGGGTACCGCATGCCCTGCCCGCCCGAGTGCCCCGAGTCCCTGCACGACCTCATGTGCCAGTGCTGGCGGAAGGACCCGGAGGAGCGACCCACCTTCGAGTACCTGCAGGCCTTCCTGGAGGACTACTTCACCTCGACAGAGCCCCAGTACCAGCCCGGAGAGAACCTATAGACCCGGAGCTTCTGGTGCCCCAGGGCCGCTGCCAGCCTGGCCGTGGGCGCCGGGCGCTGCCGTCTCGCTGGGGCACCGCAGCTTGGTGCAGCCGCCGTGGAGCGGGATGGGACATCAGCTCTGGatgcagctgagggagctgccgGGGCTCCCCATCACTCATTAGGACTTTCTAGCCTGTGTTTAAGGAAGTGGTGCCCTGGCAGTGGCGACAGGAGCCTGCGGGCACCAGCAGACACAGTGTGGGAGGGCGAGcggagcagctcctgcagagaCACTTGGCTTTTGGGAGCCCTTTtgtccccagcagctctgggatgaGCCCAGAGGAACTGGGGGACAGCATCACCCCACCTCGGACACACGGCCCTGCTCTCCTGCACCTCCTATTACAATCAGCACAAATTTCCCCTTTGCCCTCCCCACCATCCTCCTCTTGGCTCCAGTTCTCCCAAGGGCACTGGCAGAGACCTTTCACCACGAAGAAGGCACAATCCCTGGCTGCTTTGGCACTGGTGCTGGCATGGGGTGGCAGCTGGGGCGTTGCTCCAGCCTCACCAGGCTCATGGGCCAGTGGGCACTGGGAGCATGAAATGTGGCTGCTTGTGGCTCCAGTGCCCAACGATGGCAGCACCTGGGTGTTCACATCTTCCAGTCCCCCCATGGGACCCATCTTGACTCTCCTGGGAGCAGCTCCAAGGGGGGTGGGCAGAGCCCTGGCCCTACCTGTGGCCACCCccactgccctggctgtgtgCACTCCCACTGAGCATTCCTGGTCTTCCAGCCAGCCTGTGGGAAGCCCCCCACAGTCCCTCAGCAGCCTTCCCTGCTCACACCAGCTCTCCCACAGCAGAGTCTCCCAGACTGGCCCTGATACCAAATGCAGTGCCAGCAGGGGCTTGGGTGCATGGCACATGTGGCTGTTCAGTGTGTGGGAGTGTTTTGGCAGAAACATTCATCTTCTACAGATGCTTTTGCCCACCCAGCACATTTTTAGCtgccttccccccacccctcatgtcagctgccaggctgcagtCCCCATGCAGCAGGAGCAGTCCCAGCCATGGGTCACCATCCCAGAGGAGAGTCCTAGGAAGTGCTGTGCCCCATGGCAGACATTTGCATCTTCATCTCCCCCTCCTCAGTCCCCAAGACCCCAGCCTGCTGTTACAGCAGTGGGTGGCCATCCATGCCAAGTTCTGCCCCACACACATCCTGTGGGCTGCCTCTGGGGTCTGCACCCAGCCCTTGCTCTCTCCCCTCCACCCCTGCTTGTACATAGCCCTTGAGCaatcccagtgccctcccaaaCACTGACTGTGTTGCATGTCTTGggggtttttctccccctcctgTGGCTTTGTCCAGCTGGAAACCCTTTGCCATGGTGGCTCACAAGGCTTTCCTCCCTCACTTGGATCCCAGGCACCCTGACTCAGAAAGATCTGGCGGGTTTGGATGCTGTCCTGggccagggatgggatgggggctAGAGGGGAGTGCTCATGCAGGGGTGCCATGGGTTCTGGCACGCAGCAGAGGGGTGCAGTAAGGGGAGCCAGTGGCTTCAGCCACCTCTTGGTCCTCAGGCCATGGGCTTGCTTTGCTTCCCCATTGCTTGTGGGCTGGGGCACAGCCTCCTTGCAAGCAGCAGACCCGAAACACCTCTCACCAGCCCCTGCCGTGGTGCCAGCGTGCCATGAAAGCCAGGTGGGAACTGAGTGTGGGCAGGGTGTGCAGCCAaatccccctccccaagcctCCAGCGGAGCAGGGCCCAGGCACATGGCTGCCTCCCACCCTCCCACAGCTCCCCAGCCACTTCTTTATGAACCAAGTGCTCACTTCATTGGTTGGTGGCTCCTTTTTCATGAATAAAACCTTCCAAACCAGCTCGAAGGGGCTGTCAGGCAGTATGGACAGATCCTGCTGGGCTGGAgaacagcaactgctttaatgGAGGTCTTTTGAAACCATTCTGGGACTCTGAGCCCTTTCTCCCTGGCTTCCCAGCAGATTTGCTGTGCCTACCTGTCTGTGCTTGGGCAGGGAGTCTGCAGCCCTCGGTGTGCTGGCTCTGTCCCTGTTTGCAGCTCTGAGCTGTGAAGTCCCTCCCAcggcctgtgccagagctctgccTAAATTACACCACATCACCATCAGGAACCTCTTAAAACCAACGTGTGGAAGCCAGATTTGCTCTgaaagctggggagggagaaggcaggagcagcaggtcagGGCTTGacctttggcagggggttgtgTGGGTGCAGCGGGACGGGGCTGGACCCGGCGCTTCCATCGCGGCCGAGCAGCGCCGCAGCCTCGGCTCAGGCCCCCCGGCCTGGCTGCACTCCCCATGGCTCTTGGCAAGCTCTGCCGAAGGAGGGGGCAGGAGAGTGGAGTGAGGCTGCAGGAGCCCTCCCAGggctgggccctggggctgtgtgtCCATCTTGGTTTCGCTGGGCCCCGGCACCTCTGGCCTCACCGCTGCAGCCCTGGAGCGGCAGCAGTAGCTCTGCTCCATCACCATTGCTCTCTGCCACTGGATTGTTTAAGCCAAGAAAGCCCAGAGGGG from Colius striatus isolate bColStr4 chromosome 16, bColStr4.1.hap1, whole genome shotgun sequence carries:
- the SRC gene encoding proto-oncogene tyrosine-protein kinase Src; translated protein: MGSSKSKPKDPSQRRRSLEPTDNSHHGGYPASQTPSKAAPDAHRTPSRSFGTVAAESKLFGGFNTSDTVTSPQRAGALAGGVTTFVALYDYESRTETDLSFKKGERLQIVNNTEGDWWLAHSLTTGQTGYIPSNYVAPSDSIQAEEWYFGKITRRESERLLLNPENPRGTFLVRESETTKGAYCLSVSDFDNAKGLNVKHYKIRKLDSGGFYITSRTQFNSLQQLVAYYSKHADGLCHRLTTVCPTSKPQTQGLAKDAWEIPRESLRLEVKLGQGCFGEVWMGTWNGTTRVAIKTLKPGTMSPEAFLQEAQVMKKLRHEKLVQLYAVVSEEPIYIVTEYMSKGSLLDFLKGEMGKYLRLPQLVDMAAQIASGMAYVERMNYVHRDLRAANILVGENLVCKVADFGLARLIEDNEYTARQGAKFPIKWTAPEAALYGRFTIKSDVWSFGILLTELTTKGRVPYPGMVNREVLDQVERGYRMPCPPECPESLHDLMCQCWRKDPEERPTFEYLQAFLEDYFTSTEPQYQPGENL